A window of the Candidatus Eisenbacteria bacterium genome harbors these coding sequences:
- a CDS encoding 50S ribosomal protein L29, with the protein MREHSPKALREMTEDELRGKARELQEAMFNLRFRNSMKQLDNPLKIREIRRALARIETLLAEHKKGIRRLADHGSGTR; encoded by the coding sequence ATGAGGGAACACTCTCCAAAGGCGTTGAGAGAGATGACGGAGGACGAGCTCCGCGGCAAGGCAAGGGAGTTGCAGGAGGCGATGTTCAATCTGCGCTTCCGCAACTCGATGAAGCAGCTCGACAACCCGCTCAAGATCCGCGAGATCCGTCGGGCTCTGGCGCGGATCGAGACGCTGCTCGCCGAACACAAGAAGGGGATCCGCCGCCTGGCCGATCACGGCAGCGGGACGAGGTGA
- the rplN gene encoding 50S ribosomal protein L14, with protein MIQQQTMLTISDNSGARRAMCIKVLGGTRRRYASVGDIIVVAIKDAIPNGAVKKGEMARAVVIRTRKEVRRKDGSYIRFDQNAAVLIDKAKEPRGTRIFGPVARELREKEFMKIISLAPEVI; from the coding sequence ATGATCCAGCAGCAGACGATGTTGACGATCTCGGACAACTCGGGCGCGCGCCGAGCGATGTGCATCAAGGTGCTCGGCGGCACGAGGCGCCGCTACGCCAGCGTTGGCGACATCATCGTGGTTGCGATCAAGGATGCGATCCCGAACGGGGCGGTGAAGAAGGGCGAGATGGCGCGGGCCGTGGTCATCCGCACCCGCAAGGAAGTCCGCCGCAAGGACGGCTCCTACATCCGCTTCGATCAGAACGCCGCCGTTCTGATCGATAAGGCGAAGGAGCCCCGAGGGACGCGCATCTTCGGGCCGGTGGCAAGGGAACTGAGGGAGAAGGAGTTCATGAAGATCATCTCCCTCGCCCCCGAGGTGATCTAG
- the rpsQ gene encoding 30S ribosomal protein S17, with product MTDRDQRKVREGTVVSSKMDKTVVIEQKRRMSHPIYKRYITLTKKYYAHDERNECHVGDIVRIMETRPLSKMKRWRVVEVLEKAK from the coding sequence ATGACGGATAGAGATCAGCGCAAGGTCCGGGAAGGGACGGTCGTCAGCAGCAAGATGGACAAGACCGTCGTCATCGAGCAGAAGAGGCGGATGTCGCATCCGATCTACAAGCGGTACATCACGCTCACGAAGAAGTACTACGCCCACGATGAGCGCAACGAATGCCACGTCGGCGACATCGTGCGGATCATGGAGACGCGCCCGTTGAGCAAGATGAAGCGCTGGCGGGTGGTGGAGGTTCTCGAGAAGGCCAAGTAG
- the rplP gene encoding 50S ribosomal protein L16, with protein MLMPKRVKHRKQQRGRMGGVAIRGGSLTFGEYGLKAIDPAWVTNVQIEAARVAINRHIKRGGKMWIRIFPDKPITKKPAETRMGSGKGNPEGWVAVIKPGRILFELEGISEQLAREALRLGASKLPVKTRIVVREN; from the coding sequence ATGTTGATGCCGAAGCGGGTCAAGCATCGCAAGCAGCAGAGGGGCCGGATGGGCGGAGTCGCGATCCGCGGTGGCTCCCTGACCTTCGGGGAGTACGGCCTCAAGGCAATCGACCCGGCGTGGGTCACGAACGTCCAGATCGAGGCGGCGCGCGTGGCCATCAACCGGCACATCAAGCGCGGCGGGAAGATGTGGATCCGGATCTTCCCGGACAAGCCGATCACGAAGAAGCCGGCCGAAACCCGCATGGGAAGCGGCAAGGGGAATCCGGAGGGGTGGGTGGCCGTGATCAAGCCCGGCCGCATCCTCTTCGAGCTCGAGGGGATCAGCGAGCAGCTCGCCCGCGAGGCATTGCGCCTCGGGGCGTCGAAGCTCCCCGTGAAGACGCGGATTGTCGTTCGGGAGAACTGA
- the rplE gene encoding 50S ribosomal protein L5, translating into MSEKAKKATAKQAAPPKKGGAIEPPADSRSRALYKNDVVPHMMKRFAYTSVMRVPRLVKIVVNMGVGDSLQNIKLLDAAVADMTAITGQKPAIRRSRKSIANFKLRAGQPIGAMVTLRGPRMWEFYDRLMLIAVPKIRDFRGFSQKSFDGRGNYTFGIKEQVIFPEIKYDKVEKVRGMDVTFVTSAPNDEEGLELMRAMKFPFREK; encoded by the coding sequence ATGAGCGAGAAGGCCAAGAAGGCGACCGCGAAGCAGGCAGCGCCCCCCAAGAAGGGAGGCGCGATCGAGCCGCCGGCGGATTCCAGGAGCCGTGCGCTGTACAAGAACGATGTGGTTCCCCACATGATGAAGCGCTTCGCGTACACGAGCGTCATGAGGGTTCCGCGGCTCGTGAAGATCGTCGTCAACATGGGAGTGGGCGACTCCCTGCAGAACATCAAACTCCTCGACGCGGCCGTCGCCGACATGACCGCGATCACGGGGCAGAAGCCCGCGATTCGCAGATCGAGGAAGTCGATCGCGAACTTCAAGCTCCGCGCGGGGCAGCCGATCGGCGCGATGGTCACTCTTCGGGGACCGAGGATGTGGGAGTTCTATGATCGGCTGATGCTCATCGCGGTTCCCAAGATCCGCGACTTCCGCGGCTTCTCGCAGAAGTCGTTCGACGGCCGGGGGAACTACACATTCGGGATCAAGGAACAGGTGATCTTCCCGGAGATCAAGTACGACAAGGTCGAGAAGGTCAGGGGAATGGACGTGACCTTCGTGACATCGGCCCCGAACGATGAAGAGGGCCTCGAGCTGATGAGGGCGATGAAGTTTCCGTTCAGGGAGAAGTGA
- the rplX gene encoding 50S ribosomal protein L24, with translation MKIRKGDTVVVIRGDDKGKSGRVLSVDPEKGVVIVQRVRLVVRHQKPGRKQAVRQGEVEKEAPIPISAVALVDPKTDKPTRVRSRRPEKDVTDRVAARRAKTRESVRTGMDIEKPAFKPRT, from the coding sequence GTGAAGATCCGCAAGGGCGATACGGTCGTGGTAATCCGCGGCGACGACAAGGGTAAGTCGGGGCGCGTGCTGTCGGTTGACCCCGAAAAGGGGGTTGTCATCGTCCAGAGGGTCCGTCTCGTCGTCCGGCACCAGAAGCCGGGTCGGAAGCAGGCGGTGAGGCAGGGCGAGGTCGAGAAGGAAGCCCCGATCCCGATCTCCGCCGTGGCGCTGGTCGATCCGAAGACGGACAAGCCGACCCGCGTGCGGTCGCGCCGCCCCGAGAAGGACGTGACGGATCGCGTCGCGGCCCGCAGAGCGAAGACCCGGGAGAGCGTCCGAACGGGCATGGACATCGAGAAGCCCGCGTTCAAACCGAGGACCTGA